Proteins from a single region of Deltaproteobacteria bacterium:
- a CDS encoding winged helix-turn-helix domain-containing protein has translation MVEWNFISNHGLVLVYIAKHPKSTAREIASAVNVTEWTVHKIISELERDGFVKRKREGRGNAYNVNKNAKLRHRIIDHVSVRDFLSLLAGP, from the coding sequence ATGGTGGAATGGAATTTTATCTCCAATCACGGTCTGGTTCTTGTCTATATTGCGAAGCACCCCAAAAGCACGGCTCGAGAAATCGCTTCAGCCGTCAATGTCACGGAGTGGACCGTTCACAAGATTATTTCCGAGTTGGAGAGGGATGGTTTTGTGAAGAGGAAAAGGGAAGGAAGGGGCAACGCCTATAATGTCAACAAGAACGCCAAGTTAAGACATAGAATCATTGATCATGTCTCGGTGAGGGATTTCCTTTCATTACTCGCAGGGCCTTAG
- a CDS encoding calcium/sodium antiporter yields the protein MFQSFLFLSGGIFGLYLGAEGLVRGSVALALQLGLSRLVIGLTVVAFGTSTPELVVSVKAALDGLYGISLGNVAGSNICNIALILGISAVIQPLRIDAQVVRLQIPIMILISILLTVLLLDGRIGRFEGACLFLGILVYMGASLYLARKEKGGLDGDPSGPTTSEAPVGRVWVSLLFVAGGLGLLMAGAQFFLTGAVSLARNLGVSEAFIGLTIVALGTSLPELATSMMAALKKEGDIAVGNVVGSNIFNILCILGVTSLVHPIEMGGIRMIDMGVMLGVAILVLPMARSGFRLNRWEGAILLTAYGGYIFYLLGSAPLS from the coding sequence ATGTTTCAGTCATTTCTCTTTTTATCGGGCGGGATTTTCGGTCTTTACCTTGGCGCAGAGGGGTTGGTGCGCGGGAGCGTAGCCCTGGCCCTTCAACTGGGTCTGAGCCGACTCGTGATCGGATTGACGGTGGTGGCATTCGGCACCAGCACGCCCGAGCTGGTGGTGAGCGTCAAGGCCGCCCTCGACGGGCTTTATGGGATTTCTCTGGGAAACGTGGCAGGCTCCAATATCTGCAATATCGCGCTTATCCTGGGCATCTCGGCCGTCATCCAGCCCCTTCGGATCGATGCGCAGGTGGTTCGGCTGCAGATCCCCATCATGATCCTCATCTCCATCCTCCTGACTGTTCTTCTCCTGGACGGACGCATCGGTCGTTTTGAAGGCGCCTGTCTCTTTTTGGGGATTCTGGTCTATATGGGCGCCAGCCTTTACCTGGCTCGAAAAGAGAAGGGAGGCCTCGACGGGGATCCATCCGGGCCGACGACCTCGGAGGCCCCCGTGGGCAGGGTATGGGTCAGCCTCCTCTTTGTGGCAGGGGGGTTGGGCCTCCTGATGGCGGGCGCCCAATTCTTTCTGACAGGGGCGGTTTCCCTGGCCAGAAACCTTGGCGTCAGTGAGGCCTTTATCGGGTTGACCATCGTGGCCCTGGGCACCAGCCTGCCGGAGCTGGCCACTTCCATGATGGCGGCCCTCAAGAAAGAAGGGGACATCGCCGTCGGGAATGTGGTGGGCTCCAACATCTTTAATATCCTTTGTATTCTTGGCGTAACCTCGCTCGTCCATCCCATCGAAATGGGGGGCATTCGCATGATCGACATGGGCGTGATGCTGGGCGTCGCGATCCTGGTGCTTCCCATGGCCCGCAGCGGGTTTCGCCTCAACCGGTGGGAGGGGGCGATCCTGTTGACAGCATATGGGGGATATATTTTTTATCTGTTGGGATCCGCCCCCCTTTCTTAA
- a CDS encoding flavodoxin domain-containing protein encodes MKALVLYDSLGGNTEKVADMIYNTLRQGGLESELIKVSTDTDMDLYEYDLLFLGSPVIAWGPTDTMKEFVMRKLREYHKSRIKPSAPIRPGKFAVSFCTFSGTHIGENEAVPLTKWFSSFLGHLGCQVMAEWHIVGQFHNKEEANIHGRLGDIRGRPNENDLMDVENRVKGLLAGLASWMA; translated from the coding sequence ATGAAGGCGCTTGTTCTGTACGATTCATTGGGTGGCAACACGGAGAAGGTCGCGGATATGATTTACAACACATTACGCCAGGGAGGATTGGAGAGCGAACTCATCAAAGTTTCAACAGATACAGATATGGATCTTTATGAATATGACCTATTGTTTCTGGGTTCTCCGGTCATAGCCTGGGGTCCGACTGATACGATGAAAGAGTTTGTCATGAGAAAACTCCGCGAGTACCATAAATCAAGGATAAAACCCTCCGCCCCGATCAGACCCGGGAAGTTCGCCGTCAGCTTCTGCACGTTTTCAGGCACTCACATCGGAGAGAATGAGGCAGTGCCCCTCACGAAATGGTTCAGCTCATTCCTGGGGCATTTAGGGTGCCAGGTAATGGCTGAGTGGCACATCGTGGGCCAATTCCATAACAAGGAGGAGGCCAATATCCATGGCAGGTTGGGTGATATACGCGGTCGCCCCAACGAGAATGACCTGATGGACGTCGAAAACCGCGTTAAAGGCCTTTTGGCGGGGCTGGCGTCTTGGATGGCATAA
- the tatC gene encoding twin-arginine translocase subunit TatC, translating to MDRDAILKSLEGVRTRMVICVAIVGLGFAGAYSFSETIVTFLMRPMTRVLPAGETPVYTWLPEAFFCHLKAALGVGFLLALPAVLYAIWSFFAPHHGIKGKLPSLLVVGLATLLFIAGACFCYFLVMPFAFKYLIGLAPESVRALPRMGEYFGLACWLLFAFGAIFELPLLVSILSRAGIVTPAFLQKNRKYAFLMSFVLAAFLTPTPDVFNQLLMAGPLVILYELGILGARIFVPKKPTDLVPALKVPV from the coding sequence TTGGACAGAGATGCGATTCTGAAAAGCCTTGAGGGCGTCCGCACCCGAATGGTCATCTGCGTGGCGATCGTGGGATTGGGGTTTGCTGGGGCCTACTCCTTTAGTGAAACCATCGTGACATTCTTGATGCGGCCCATGACCCGCGTCTTGCCGGCCGGAGAAACGCCTGTCTATACATGGCTCCCGGAGGCCTTCTTCTGTCATCTCAAGGCAGCGCTCGGCGTGGGATTCTTGCTGGCCCTGCCTGCCGTTCTATATGCGATCTGGTCCTTTTTCGCGCCTCACCACGGCATAAAGGGAAAGCTGCCGTCTCTGCTGGTGGTCGGCCTGGCGACCCTTCTTTTTATTGCAGGCGCCTGCTTCTGCTATTTTCTTGTCATGCCCTTTGCCTTTAAATATCTGATCGGCCTTGCCCCTGAGTCGGTCCGTGCTCTGCCCAGGATGGGGGAATATTTCGGGCTGGCATGCTGGCTATTGTTTGCCTTTGGCGCCATCTTCGAGCTTCCTTTGCTCGTCAGCATCCTGTCCCGCGCGGGGATCGTAACCCCCGCCTTTCTTCAAAAAAACAGGAAATATGCCTTCCTCATGAGTTTTGTTTTAGCGGCCTTTCTCACCCCGACCCCCGATGTGTTTAATCAGTTGCTGATGGCGGGACCCTTAGTGATCCTGTATGAACTGGGAATCCTTGGTGCGCGCATTTTTGTTCCGAAGAAGCCGACTGATCTGGTGCCGGCCCTGAAGGTTCCTGTCTGA
- a CDS encoding ArsB/NhaD family transporter, whose protein sequence is MRIALMGIILICLSPCIAIGSPQRSGPADILIVTGTVTNAQGKGVKEAIVGLFVDGKRVEFEHEHVTENLGTYKAEIVLPPGTLSIAKVAVSVRKPCYEDSGPMSLDTIVQEKSDGKGSTTYLAHQNVMLKRTIGPAFWIAASVLVLVYALIAFELLHRTLSALLGAAALLVVSYTAGTYHPGYRILTFEDAIHAMDMNVIFLLMAMMMIVGVLRRTGLFQWMAFRSYQLARGSIFALSVILMFVTAFTSAFLDNVTTMILIIPVTINIASVLKINPLTLLMPEVFASNVGGTATLIGDPPNIMIGSYAQLSFLDFVQNLAIICFISLAVTMVYFIYWYKKDYLKAQAVDVKKMIGELKETYRITDRKLLFQSLLMLGITIFLFIIHGALHMEPSIAAMAGAAILLVISRVNIVEMLEHEIEWPTLVFFMMLFVIVAGAEETGLIQIIADWVNHMSRGSIVVAIVMILWVSALASAIIDNIPFTATMLPIVAYLNQVVPGAESGILWWALALGACLGGNGTMIGASANVVTVGIAETQGYRITFMKYMKTAFVPMIITIVLCTIWLLVVMR, encoded by the coding sequence ATGCGCATAGCGTTAATGGGAATCATTCTCATCTGTCTATCACCCTGCATCGCGATAGGGTCGCCTCAACGCTCCGGCCCGGCGGATATCCTGATCGTCACCGGGACCGTTACGAATGCCCAGGGCAAGGGGGTCAAAGAGGCCATAGTCGGATTGTTCGTCGACGGAAAGAGGGTGGAATTTGAACATGAACATGTAACGGAAAACCTTGGCACCTACAAGGCCGAAATTGTTTTGCCCCCAGGGACCCTTTCGATTGCCAAGGTTGCCGTGAGTGTAAGGAAGCCCTGTTACGAGGATTCGGGGCCAATGTCACTGGATACCATCGTCCAGGAAAAAAGCGATGGAAAAGGGTCCACGACCTATTTGGCCCATCAAAATGTGATGCTCAAAAGGACGATCGGACCGGCCTTCTGGATTGCAGCTTCCGTACTGGTCCTGGTTTATGCCCTGATCGCCTTCGAGCTGTTGCACCGGACCCTTTCGGCCCTCCTGGGGGCAGCAGCCCTCCTCGTTGTGAGTTATACGGCCGGGACATATCATCCCGGCTATCGAATCCTCACCTTTGAAGATGCGATCCACGCTATGGATATGAATGTCATCTTTCTTCTCATGGCCATGATGATGATCGTAGGGGTCTTGAGGAGAACCGGCCTCTTTCAGTGGATGGCCTTTCGATCCTATCAACTGGCACGCGGCAGCATTTTCGCCCTGTCCGTGATTCTGATGTTTGTGACCGCCTTTACATCGGCCTTTTTGGATAATGTGACCACAATGATCCTCATCATCCCGGTCACCATCAATATCGCATCGGTCCTCAAAATCAACCCACTGACCCTTCTCATGCCGGAGGTGTTTGCGTCCAACGTAGGCGGTACCGCGACTCTCATCGGAGACCCTCCCAACATTATGATCGGGTCCTATGCCCAGTTGAGCTTTCTCGATTTTGTTCAAAACCTGGCCATCATCTGTTTCATTTCACTGGCCGTGACCATGGTCTATTTCATCTACTGGTACAAAAAAGACTATTTGAAGGCCCAGGCCGTGGATGTTAAAAAAATGATCGGCGAATTGAAAGAGACCTACCGGATCACCGACAGGAAGCTCTTGTTCCAGTCCCTTCTGATGCTTGGCATCACCATCTTTCTCTTCATCATACACGGCGCCCTGCATATGGAGCCCAGCATCGCCGCCATGGCAGGGGCTGCAATACTCCTGGTGATCAGTCGGGTGAATATCGTCGAAATGCTTGAGCATGAGATCGAATGGCCCACCCTCGTCTTTTTTATGATGCTGTTTGTCATCGTGGCCGGTGCTGAAGAAACAGGCCTGATCCAGATCATTGCTGACTGGGTCAATCATATGTCCAGAGGGTCCATTGTGGTAGCCATTGTCATGATCCTCTGGGTATCGGCTCTGGCTTCGGCCATTATCGACAACATCCCATTCACTGCAACCATGCTTCCCATCGTGGCCTATCTGAACCAGGTTGTACCCGGAGCCGAAAGCGGAATCTTGTGGTGGGCCTTGGCCCTGGGGGCCTGCCTCGGCGGCAATGGGACCATGATCGGGGCCAGCGCCAATGTGGTCACGGTTGGCATTGCCGAAACCCAAGGTTACCGGATTACCTTTATGAAATATATGAAAACCGCCTTTGTTCCCATGATCATCACTATTGTTCTTTGCACCATCTGGCTGTTGGTGGTGATGAGATAA
- a CDS encoding helix-turn-helix domain-containing protein, giving the protein MAQIMTTKEMSAYLKLHEITICKYAAEGVIPAIRIGRVWRFDKDEIDRWIAEGPQLKAKKTKKTKTRSRKPRNK; this is encoded by the coding sequence ATGGCTCAAATCATGACCACCAAGGAAATGTCAGCTTATTTGAAACTCCATGAAATCACCATCTGCAAGTATGCTGCTGAGGGTGTAATCCCAGCGATCCGCATCGGGCGAGTCTGGCGCTTTGATAAAGATGAGATCGACAGATGGATCGCGGAAGGACCCCAACTGAAGGCAAAAAAAACCAAAAAGACAAAAACACGCTCCCGAAAACCAAGGAATAAATAA
- the secF gene encoding protein translocase subunit SecF — protein sequence MELVRPGMNIDFVGKRNWAYSVSLLMIVVTIVLFIWRGGPNYGVDFAGGTVVQFKLGKKQAVSEIREALNRFYIEGTHIQEFEEEGQAEYLIRIGKGSEVAGIGEKVEEALEAAFGKGGLEIRRVESVGPQVSEDLREKALFAIFYSILFMAVYISGRFEMKWTMSVVMALSLCAVTYAALRMGMSVTWLIVIALLVTLILCWLLNLKYALGAIIALIHDVAITLGAFALTDREFSLTTIAALLTIVGYSLNDTIIIFDRIRENLRRTRRQNLAKLINDSVNQTLSRTLITSGTTLIVVVALFIFGGNVIHDFAFALMVGFVVGTYSTIYVASPILLLFEKKKQMAETLK from the coding sequence ATGGAACTTGTCAGACCTGGAATGAATATCGATTTTGTAGGCAAACGAAACTGGGCCTACAGCGTCTCTTTGCTGATGATTGTTGTCACTATTGTCCTCTTTATTTGGAGGGGCGGTCCGAACTATGGCGTGGATTTTGCCGGGGGAACGGTCGTCCAATTCAAACTGGGGAAGAAACAAGCCGTCTCTGAAATAAGGGAAGCACTCAACCGCTTTTATATAGAGGGGACTCACATCCAGGAATTCGAGGAGGAGGGCCAGGCGGAATATCTCATACGGATAGGGAAAGGAAGCGAAGTAGCGGGAATCGGGGAAAAGGTAGAGGAGGCCCTTGAGGCAGCGTTTGGTAAAGGGGGATTGGAGATCAGACGTGTCGAGAGCGTCGGTCCTCAGGTGAGCGAAGATCTGAGGGAGAAGGCGCTCTTTGCCATCTTCTATTCCATCCTTTTCATGGCGGTATACATATCGGGCCGCTTTGAAATGAAATGGACGATGAGCGTGGTTATGGCCCTTTCCCTCTGCGCCGTCACCTATGCAGCCCTCCGAATGGGGATGAGTGTGACCTGGCTCATCGTCATTGCGTTGCTGGTCACCTTAATCCTGTGCTGGCTGCTGAATTTGAAATACGCACTCGGCGCCATCATTGCGCTCATACACGATGTGGCGATCACCCTGGGCGCATTCGCACTTACCGACCGGGAGTTCTCTCTCACCACCATCGCCGCGCTCCTCACCATCGTGGGGTATTCTCTGAATGATACGATCATCATATTTGACAGGATCCGGGAGAATCTCCGGCGCACTCGAAGGCAGAATCTGGCTAAACTGATCAATGACAGCGTCAATCAAACCCTGAGCAGAACCCTGATTACCTCTGGCACGACCCTGATAGTCGTGGTAGCGTTGTTTATTTTTGGCGGCAACGTGATCCATGATTTCGCTTTTGCCCTGATGGTGGGATTCGTGGTGGGAACCTATTCGACCATATACGTGGCCAGCCCAATTCTGCTGCTCTTTGAGAAGAAGAAGCAGATGGCTGAAACATTGAAATAG
- a CDS encoding hemerythrin domain-containing protein, translating to MQATDELKKEHHGIELMLNILQSVSTRLDQGQQVAPDHLSGIMEFLTVFVDKCHHGKEEEFLFPALEAAGVPREGGPIGVMLKEHEKGRVLVSRLKGALAALQSGAVSNEAGVQAIVGEYVTLLSQHIVKENTVLFPMADEKLDANSDIELIEAFERLEKERIGVGKHGEFHALLHRLQDEYLD from the coding sequence ATGCAAGCGACCGACGAACTTAAGAAAGAACACCACGGCATCGAACTGATGCTGAACATCCTTCAGTCTGTATCGACCAGACTCGATCAGGGTCAACAGGTCGCGCCAGACCACCTTAGCGGCATCATGGAATTCCTTACTGTTTTTGTGGACAAATGCCATCACGGCAAGGAAGAGGAGTTTCTGTTCCCGGCACTGGAGGCGGCGGGCGTGCCTCGAGAGGGTGGCCCCATAGGCGTTATGCTGAAAGAGCACGAGAAGGGACGCGTGCTTGTTTCGCGGCTCAAAGGCGCATTGGCGGCCCTTCAATCGGGCGCCGTATCGAACGAAGCCGGGGTTCAGGCGATCGTAGGTGAGTATGTGACGTTGCTCAGTCAGCATATCGTCAAGGAAAACACCGTTCTGTTTCCCATGGCGGATGAAAAACTGGATGCAAATTCAGATATCGAGCTTATCGAGGCCTTCGAACGCCTCGAGAAAGAGCGTATCGGCGTGGGCAAGCATGGGGAATTCCATGCGCTCTTGCATCGATTGCAGGATGAATACCTCGACTGA
- a CDS encoding FeoB-associated Cys-rich membrane protein produces MWQKITVVLIVILAALYIIRRNWKKFKPGKGEGIDCTSGCESCGQRSGCPLNQQSVIRPRETGTQQNEK; encoded by the coding sequence ATGTGGCAAAAAATCACCGTAGTATTGATTGTGATCCTCGCAGCACTGTACATCATCCGGAGAAATTGGAAAAAGTTCAAGCCAGGTAAAGGAGAAGGGATCGATTGTACCAGCGGCTGTGAATCATGCGGGCAAAGATCCGGGTGTCCGCTCAACCAGCAATCCGTGATTCGACCCCGTGAGACTGGCACCCAGCAAAATGAAAAATGA
- a CDS encoding DUF4258 domain-containing protein codes for MKPITYTRHAKNRMRWRRIPKADVASAIASPDFEEPSLEDRRNVWKKFSAKYLRVTYKESEESILVVTAVNKTKSWR; via the coding sequence ATGAAACCCATCACATATACCCGGCACGCAAAAAACAGAATGCGGTGGCGCAGGATTCCAAAAGCCGATGTGGCATCCGCGATTGCTTCTCCTGATTTTGAGGAGCCTTCGCTCGAGGACCGAAGGAATGTGTGGAAGAAGTTTTCAGCTAAATATCTAAGGGTTACCTATAAGGAATCAGAAGAAAGCATACTTGTTGTGACCGCAGTCAACAAGACCAAGAGTTGGAGGTGA
- a CDS encoding DUF2283 domain-containing protein, with translation MRIEYDREADALYIQLRDVYVEDNIDVEEGISIDLDKERHVVGIEILDASKKLTSRDMANITIENLPLEKAA, from the coding sequence ATGCGCATTGAGTACGATAGAGAAGCCGACGCACTGTATATCCAGTTACGGGATGTATATGTGGAAGATAACATCGATGTTGAAGAGGGCATTTCCATCGATCTGGACAAAGAGCGGCATGTGGTGGGTATCGAAATCCTGGATGCAAGTAAGAAATTGACATCGCGGGATATGGCGAACATAACAATTGAAAATCTCCCCTTGGAAAAAGCCGCCTGA
- a CDS encoding cytochrome C: protein MKRRRYFGWMVLGVFWAISISGGAMAAEGDKDPCIACHQKVSPGQVADWQASQHSKEDVGCIACHGEKHTTAEDYKLAVLPDEKLCAQCHEDQFNQFVKGKHNLGWSSLMALPVSHLEPNELIEGGRGCGGCHNMGVKSEAQKQEQAKLGYRYQNNSCDECHTRHAFSKKEALNPRACQQCHMGFDHPQWELWSSSKHGARALIKEVGDLPDGANAPKCQTCHMPDGSHDNHTAWGFLAVRLPLPEGPQWKQDRITILKALGVLHPETGEPTALLDAVKALDLARLTREAWQTERDKMLKICAQCHSKSYAQKQLEMGDGMLRQADRLMAQAIEIVAGLYREGIIQKPASYPYNYPNLLFFMRTGGGDLTKLSHIDQTLLKMYLKHRMRTFQGFFHINPDYAYWYGWAGMVEDLGKIQETARLMRATHAKKLQK from the coding sequence ATGAAACGGCGCAGGTATTTCGGATGGATGGTTTTAGGGGTTTTCTGGGCAATTTCAATCTCCGGTGGGGCCATGGCGGCGGAGGGCGACAAAGATCCCTGTATCGCCTGCCACCAGAAGGTGTCTCCCGGACAGGTGGCCGACTGGCAGGCCAGCCAACATAGCAAAGAGGATGTGGGATGTATCGCGTGCCATGGGGAAAAGCACACTACCGCAGAGGACTATAAACTGGCGGTGCTTCCGGACGAGAAGCTGTGCGCCCAGTGTCATGAGGACCAGTTCAACCAGTTCGTCAAGGGAAAGCACAATCTGGGCTGGTCGTCCCTCATGGCTTTGCCCGTCTCCCACCTGGAGCCGAACGAGTTGATCGAAGGGGGCCGGGGATGCGGCGGGTGTCACAACATGGGGGTCAAGAGCGAGGCCCAAAAGCAGGAGCAGGCGAAACTGGGCTATCGATATCAGAACAATTCCTGTGATGAATGCCATACCCGCCATGCCTTTTCCAAGAAGGAGGCCTTGAATCCGAGGGCCTGTCAGCAGTGTCACATGGGGTTTGACCATCCCCAGTGGGAGCTGTGGAGCAGCTCCAAACACGGGGCCCGCGCCCTCATTAAGGAGGTGGGCGACCTCCCCGATGGCGCCAATGCGCCAAAATGCCAGACCTGCCACATGCCGGACGGAAGCCACGACAACCACACGGCCTGGGGGTTTCTGGCAGTGCGGCTCCCCCTGCCTGAAGGCCCGCAGTGGAAACAGGATCGCATCACCATCCTCAAGGCCCTGGGGGTGCTTCATCCCGAGACCGGGGAACCCACTGCCCTGCTGGATGCGGTGAAGGCCCTGGATCTGGCCCGGCTGACCCGGGAGGCCTGGCAGACCGAGCGGGATAAGATGCTCAAGATCTGTGCCCAGTGCCACTCCAAGTCCTACGCGCAAAAGCAGTTGGAAATGGGGGATGGCATGCTGCGACAGGCGGATCGACTCATGGCCCAGGCCATCGAGATCGTGGCCGGGCTCTATCGGGAAGGCATTATCCAGAAACCCGCAAGCTATCCATACAACTATCCCAACCTCCTGTTTTTCATGCGCACCGGGGGCGGCGACCTTACTAAGCTCTCGCATATCGATCAAACCCTCTTGAAGATGTATCTCAAGCACCGGATGCGCACCTTTCAGGGCTTTTTCCATATCAACCCGGACTATGCCTACTGGTACGGTTGGGCCGGGATGGTGGAGGATCTGGGCAAGATACAGGAGACCGCCAGGCTCATGCGGGCGACCCACGCCAAGAAATTACAAAAATGA
- a CDS encoding FprA family A-type flavoprotein yields MKKRKIVENVHWLGALDWDRRLFDSLIPLPDGTTYNAYLIEGSDKTALLDTVDPPMAEELMAQLAGVSNIDYIVSHHAEQDHSGTIPRVLKQFPQAKVVASEKAKGLLMDLLNIPEDAFVTVKDGEALSLGDKTLQFIHTPWVHWPETMVTYLKEDRILFSCDFFGSHIASSDLFVTDWGRVYEAAKRYFAEIMMPFRTIIRKNLEKLKEVDIRMIAPSHGQIFDKPAWIMEAYQEWVAGAPKNLAVIPYVSMHGSTKVMVDYLTAALVEKGVRVELFSLPVTDIGKLAMSLVDAATLVVGTSTVLAGPHPMAAYATFLANALRPGVKFLSIIGSYGWGGKTVETLAGMIPNLKVEVLDPVLCKGLPSETDFEALDRLAGAIAQKHKENGFA; encoded by the coding sequence ATGAAAAAGAGAAAAATAGTGGAAAATGTTCATTGGCTGGGCGCTTTGGACTGGGACAGACGCCTCTTTGACTCTCTCATTCCCCTTCCGGACGGGACCACCTACAATGCCTACCTGATTGAAGGGAGCGACAAGACCGCCTTGCTCGACACAGTGGATCCGCCCATGGCCGAGGAACTGATGGCGCAACTGGCCGGCGTAAGCAACATCGATTACATCGTCTCCCACCATGCGGAGCAGGACCATTCCGGGACCATTCCGCGTGTGCTTAAACAATTCCCGCAGGCCAAGGTGGTGGCGTCCGAGAAGGCCAAGGGCCTCCTCATGGACCTGCTCAATATCCCTGAAGACGCCTTTGTCACCGTGAAAGACGGGGAGGCCCTCTCCCTCGGAGACAAGACCCTCCAGTTCATCCACACCCCCTGGGTCCACTGGCCCGAAACCATGGTGACCTATCTGAAGGAAGACCGCATCCTGTTCAGCTGCGATTTCTTCGGCTCCCATATTGCTTCCAGTGATCTCTTCGTGACCGATTGGGGCCGGGTGTACGAGGCGGCCAAACGCTATTTTGCCGAGATCATGATGCCGTTTCGGACCATCATCAGAAAAAACCTGGAAAAGCTCAAGGAAGTTGACATCCGGATGATCGCCCCGAGCCATGGACAGATCTTCGACAAACCTGCCTGGATCATGGAGGCCTATCAGGAGTGGGTGGCAGGCGCCCCTAAAAACCTGGCCGTCATTCCCTATGTATCCATGCATGGGAGCACCAAAGTGATGGTGGATTACCTGACCGCGGCGTTGGTGGAAAAGGGCGTCCGCGTGGAGTTGTTTTCCCTCCCGGTCACGGATATCGGCAAGCTGGCCATGTCCCTGGTGGATGCGGCGACCCTGGTGGTGGGTACCTCAACGGTCCTGGCAGGTCCTCACCCAATGGCTGCCTATGCAACCTTCCTGGCCAATGCCCTGAGACCCGGGGTGAAGTTTCTCTCCATCATCGGCTCCTACGGATGGGGCGGCAAGACCGTGGAGACCCTCGCGGGCATGATCCCCAACCTGAAGGTGGAGGTGCTGGACCCGGTATTGTGCAAGGGGTTGCCTTCTGAGACGGATTTTGAGGCCTTGGACCGGCTGGCCGGCGCTATTGCCCAGAAACATAAGGAGAATGGTTTCGCATAG